The DNA window CGCAACACAGCAAATGCTTGTTTATGGAGCTGTATTTTTAGTTCAAGCGCTGATTATTTTTACGTTAATTAGTCTATTTGCGGGAAAAGTAGGGGAGTTTTTGCGAAAATCTCCGGCGCTGTCTAAGCGACTTAATCTTGTGCAAGGTTCTATCTTTACGCTTATTGGCTTAAAAATTGCTTTCAGTGAGAAATAGCAGGAGATACGCTAGTGAACCTGCTTTTTATCTCCATTAAGAGGCGGGGACAAAAGTATTTTAGTTGAAGGGAGATCCGAACGAAGGCTTCATGTGTTTAGTTGCTGCTAGCTGGTGATTGGAGGGCAAGGCGAAGACTCCTGCGGGAAAAGCGGAATAGGTGAGACTCCGCAGGAGCGTAAGCGACGAGGAGGCTCATCGGCCGCCCGCGGAAAGCGAAGTCTTGCACGGAAATCAACAGCGGTGCTAAAAGTAATCCATACTAGCTCATTTATCCCATTTGTTCGTCTTTAGATGGGAATTGATTTAGTTATGTCTCAATCTCTTTTTTTGTGCTTTAAAAACAGCGGAGAGCAGCTAGTAAAATCCAGCTTTTTTGAGTTGATGTTCTCGAATGTTTTAAGGGGACGAACCCTTCTTGTCCAATTACATATATATATAGAATGAGAGATAAAACATCAGACAAAGCCGGTGTTAATCACAAGTTCTTTCATATTATGGTTGAAAGGAAAGGTTCACATGAAAAAAGTATGGCTAGATGCAGGACACGGCGGTACAGATTCAGGCGCTTTAGGAAATAATTTGCGTGAAAAAGATATTACGCTGCAGCTTGTACTACACGCGCGGGCGTATTTAGAACATAACTATTCAGTAGACGTTCAAGTAACTCGTTCAACCGATGTGTTCGTTTCATTATCAGATCGAGCAAATCGGGCTAATGCATGGGGAGCGGATGTTTTTGTTTCTATGCACATTAATGCTGGCGGAGGTACTGGATTTGAAACGTATCGCTATCCATCAGAAGAGGGAAGTCAATCTTCTCTTTTACAAAAACAGCTTCATACGGAGATTTTAACAATCATGCGGAAATTTGGAACGATTGCAGATCGCGGTTTAAAAACGGCTAATTATGCTGTACTGCGTGAAACAAATATGCCTGCTGTTTTGACAGAAAACTTGTTTATCGATACGGCAGTCGACGCTGAAAAATTAAAAAAAGCTATGTTTCTTCGGGAAGTGGGAGAAGCGCACGCGCGTGGAATTGCTAAGTATTTAAAATTACCTTCTAATCAAGTTACATTCTATACCATTCAATCTGGAGATACATTTTATAGCATTGCAAAGAAGTATAATATTACCGTTCAGCAGCTGCAGGATGCAAATCCCGGCGTAGATCCTACAAAACTGCAAATTGGTCAGCAAATTGTTCTTCCTGTCACTACGTATACTGTACAAGCAGGAGATACGTTTTATAGCATTGCGGAAAAATATAGCATGACCGTTCAGCAGCTGCAGGATGCAAATCCCGGCGTAGATCCTACAAAATTACAAATTGGTCAGCAAATTATCATTCCCGCTGTTTAATATCCGTAAATAAAAAAGATGACACAGTAGTGTGTCATCTTTTTTTCTTATTGAACCAATCTTACAAGCATATGGGCAAGGTGATGCTGCTGTTCTTCGTTTCCAACTTTCCACAGTTCGTGAAGCAGGTTTTCCTCTCGATTGCGGGGCTCTTCATGCTTAGCAAGGTAATCTGCTACTTTTTGAGCCGTTTTAGCCAGTTGTTCTTCGTTCATTCCTAACTTATCACCTTTTTCCACCTTGTCTCCTAGATAACTCTTAAATCCTTCGAAGCTAGAGAGAATATCCTCTTTTTTCTCTTCGCTCATAGAATTAATTGCTCCTTCAACTTTTTCACCTTTTGCTGAATGATTTGTTTCTACAGAATGACTCATAACTTTTTTCTCCTCTCGTGGTTATAAATGGGTTTAGAAAGCATATTCCCTGAGGTTTCAGTAAATAAACGTCCGAATGTGTTATTTTTAAATTATGGCGTTTTCTGCTGACTTAAAAAATAGGTCTTACTTTCAAACGAGATTTTATAAAACGCTAAGCAGACTTTGGATGAGGAAACCAAAGTCTGCTGCTTTGTCCGTCTTGCATTTATGCTGAAGCATCATATTTCCGGTGTAGGAGTAGGCTTGGCATAGCCTTCCTCATATTTATCATCGATTTCTTGACGAATGTCTTCTATGCTTTTTCCTTTGCTGTAGTCTACTACAGCTTGAGCCGCTATTTCTAAACAGACGCCGCATTTTGTTCCGTGATCGTCCCACGTCACTGCGCCGTTTCCTTTGTTTTCAAAGATAAAACAGTCATAGTTGTTTTGATGATTAGCTTCTTCTCCACATCCGCAGTAGCAAGGAATGTTTTCTAGTAAGGTTTGATGATTAGCAGCTGCTGCATAAATAAGCTGCATATCTTCTGGTTTGTCACTCAGAAAGGAGGGGAGAGTTTCACTATTTTCCGTTTCTTCTCGTTTATCAGCTAATGTGTGCTGCTGATGTTCTTCGTGTTGTTTCGTTTCTGTACGTTTGCTACCTGAATTTTCTTTACTTTCGTTTCCGCAGCCGGACACCATGCTTGCTGCAAGAACAACCGTTATGATCCTTGATTTTATCATCAAAATGTTCATCCTTTCTTCAATTAAAGATAGACAATGATATGTACATCCATCATGTTAAAAAGACATAATTAGCCTTTGAAGTCACTCATCAACTTTCTGTAAAATAATTTTCCGATACATACCTTTCAACATGACGCTTGAATTTTCCTTCAAGATAAGATGAGCCCGACTTGCTTCAAACACATGTTCAAAAGAGACTCCAATATCGGTGCCAAGCAATTTTATGAAGGGACGGAATATTTTTTTAGGAAAAGCCGCTGATTTCTCTTTGGTTTCGAATTTATCAAAAATGAGGATAGTTCCCTTAGGTTTTACTACTCTTGTCATTTCTTTTAAAGCTTGCTCGGCATCTGGTACTACGCTAAGAATTAAGCTTGCTACAACAACATCAAACGAAATAGAGTCGAATGTTAGATGCTGAGCGTCCATTTGGTGGAATGTTATAGATGGGTTTTTGTATTTATCTTTTGCTTTTTGAAGCATTTCACTGGAATAGTCGATTGCCGTTACATTTACTTCGTGAGGAATAAAAGCTAAATCTGCGCCTGTTCCCACACCTACAAATAAAATACGCTGTTCAGATGAAAAGTGAACGTCTTGAAAGACTTTTTTTCTGGCTCGATAGAACATTCCGTTATTAAAAAAGACATCATAAAAAGGGGCCCAACACTTGTAAATAAATTGATTCCAGCGGTTATTCACGCAAACCCTCCTAGAAAATAAGCTTTCCAACGCCTGCTGGAAAGCTTATTGATTACATTTGTTTTTTCATTTTGAGTAAGCGAAGGCTGTTTAAAATAACAAGTAGCGCTGCTCCTGTATCGCTTAAGACGGCAATCCACAGAGTGAGCCACCCTGGGAAGATAAAGGCTAAGGCAATCACTTTAACAATAATAGAAAACCAAATGTTTTGTTTGATAACGGCTAATGCTTTGCGACTTAGCTTCATCGTATGAGGAAGCTTTTCTAAGTTGTCTGCCATCAGGACAATATCGGCTGTTTCCATGGCCGTATCGGTACCAGCACCGCCCATTGCAATGCCAAGATCAGCAGTGGCGAGGGCAGGGGCATCATTAATTCCATCTCCAACCATAGCCGTTTGGTACCCTTCATGTTGAAGCTGCTGTATGGCCTTTACTTTGTCTTCAGGCAGCAAATCAGCGAAATAGCGGTCTACCCCTGACTGAGAGGCAATCATTTTAGCTGTTCCTTCGTTATCACCGGTTAACATCACAATTTGCTGCATTCCGTTTTGTTTGAGGCTCTCTAAAGCAGATACGGTTGTATGTCGGATGGTATCCGCTACGCCAAGAATGCCTAGAACACTTTTAGCTGTTCCGACAATAATAATCGTTTTACCTTCGTTTTGAAGCTTTTCAATATGAGACCAGCAATGGGATAGAGGTGTTCCTAAATCTGAGAATAATTTTGCATTGCCTGCGTAATACACCGTTTCTTTAATTGTGGCTTGCACGCCTTTTCCTGTCAGGATTTTAAAATTTGACCCTTGTAAAGAACCGACTTTTTTCTCCGTTGCATAATCCACGATAGCGCGGGCAATAGGATGATTCGAATAGTCTTCAAGCGTTTTTGTTATGGCTAAAAGCTGCTGTTCTTCGGCAGCAACAGAAACAACCTCTGAAACGGCTGGTTTGCCTTCTGTCAGTGTTCCTGTTTTATCAAAAGCAATCGCATTGATTGCACCTGCTTTTTCTAAAAACGTCCCGCCTTTAATGAGTACGCCATTTTTCGCCGCATTTCCAATCGCAGATACAATGGCGACGGGAGTAGAAATGACTAGCGCGCATGGACAAGCCACAACTAATAATTCAAGCCCCTTGTAGAACCACTCACTCCATGAACCATCAAACAGGGGAGGGATGACCATAATGAATAAAGCTAAAATAAAGACGATAGGCGTGTAAATGGTCGCAAATTTATCAACAAAAGCTTGAGTAGGCGCTTTTTTCTCTTGTGCCTCTTCTACTAAATGAATGATTTTAGAAATCGCCGTATCTTCTACTAGCTTTGTTACCTTAATTTCTAACGATCCGTTTTCGTTAATCGTGCCGGCATAGACTGCATCACCGATTACTTTATCAACTGGGATAGACTCACCTGTGATAGGAGCTTGGTTGATACTGGATTCGCCATTTATAATTTCGCCATCAAGCGGAATTCGGTCTCCTGGCTTTACGACAATCGTGCTGCCGATTGAAATATCTTCTGCTGCTTTTTTAATCAGCTGTTCATTTTCTTTCACCCATGCTTCAGAAGGAGCTAAATCCATTAAACCTCGTATCGAGTTTCTTGTTTGTTCAATCGACCTTGTTTGTAGAGCTACACCTAAAGCAAATAGCCAAACAACCGTAGCACCTTCAAGCCATTCACCAATAACAGCTGCTCCAAGTGCTGCAACGGTCATCAAAACATTCATGTCTAAAGAACGACTTTTGATTCCGTAATAAGCACTTTTAGCCGGTTTATATCCGCTAATAATCATGGCAATAGCGTACAGTAAAGTTGTCATATAAGAAGCAATTCCTGTATGAGAACCGATAAAACCTAATGCGATGAGAATACCTGAAAAAACAATCGTTCCATTTTTGCCTTTATGGTGCCGAGACTCAGCAGACTGCCTGCTGCTTGTTACTAAAGTAGCGGTATACCCAGCTTTAGATACTTCTTTGATAATGTCTTCGGCTTCGTTATCATGCTCAATTTGTGCTTTTCCCGTTGAGAAGTTAACGCGTACGTCTTTGACAGCAGGAACTGTTTTTAAATGATTCACAATCGTGTTCGCACAAGCCGCGCAGTCCATTCCTTCAATCAAATATGTTTTCATTTTCTTATTTGATTGGATAGGTTCAATGCTAAACCCCAGTTTTTCTACTGAGCTTGGAACGGATGACAATGCTGACTCACTTGCCGCCGCCACTTGAAGTTTTCCTGTAGTGTAGTTGATTGTTACATTTTGAATATCGTTTAACGTTTTTAAACTTTTTTCAATCGTAGCAGCACAGGAAGGGCAATCCATTCCATACACGCGGTATTCGGCCGTTTCTTCTATGTTACTATCGCCTTGTACTATATCATGGTCACCGCAGCAAGAATGCTGGCTTTTGTCGGTCGTTAACGCAATCGTATCTGAACAGCAGCTGTGACTATGTTCATGACTCTTTGTGCCGCAGGAAGAAGGCTCTTCAGTAGATGCGGCTTCTGAAGAAGAGGAGCAGCAGGCCTTGCTTTCAATTTCTGGTGAAGAAGATCCGCTGCAGCAGCTTCCGGTATGGTGATGATGTTTTTTATCTTCGTGTTTCATTGTGTCCCACTCCCTATACGGTAAGAAAAACTTAAATGGTTATGTCTTCTTTTTTAGCAAACATAATATCAATTACTTGTTTAATATGTGCATCCCTTAAAGAATAAAAAGCTAACTTTCCTTCTTTGCGATAATTGGCAATTCCTATATTTCGCAGCAGTCTTA is part of the Priestia aryabhattai genome and encodes:
- a CDS encoding N-acetylmuramoyl-L-alanine amidase; translation: MKKVWLDAGHGGTDSGALGNNLREKDITLQLVLHARAYLEHNYSVDVQVTRSTDVFVSLSDRANRANAWGADVFVSMHINAGGGTGFETYRYPSEEGSQSSLLQKQLHTEILTIMRKFGTIADRGLKTANYAVLRETNMPAVLTENLFIDTAVDAEKLKKAMFLREVGEAHARGIAKYLKLPSNQVTFYTIQSGDTFYSIAKKYNITVQQLQDANPGVDPTKLQIGQQIVLPVTTYTVQAGDTFYSIAEKYSMTVQQLQDANPGVDPTKLQIGQQIIIPAV
- a CDS encoding DUF3243 domain-containing protein, translating into MSHSVETNHSAKGEKVEGAINSMSEEKKEDILSSFEGFKSYLGDKVEKGDKLGMNEEQLAKTAQKVADYLAKHEEPRNREENLLHELWKVGNEEQQHHLAHMLVRLVQ
- a CDS encoding PCYCGC domain-containing protein, with protein sequence MIKSRIITVVLAASMVSGCGNESKENSGSKRTETKQHEEHQQHTLADKREETENSETLPSFLSDKPEDMQLIYAAAANHQTLLENIPCYCGCGEEANHQNNYDCFIFENKGNGAVTWDDHGTKCGVCLEIAAQAVVDYSKGKSIEDIRQEIDDKYEEGYAKPTPTPEI
- a CDS encoding class I SAM-dependent methyltransferase codes for the protein MNNRWNQFIYKCWAPFYDVFFNNGMFYRARKKVFQDVHFSSEQRILFVGVGTGADLAFIPHEVNVTAIDYSSEMLQKAKDKYKNPSITFHQMDAQHLTFDSISFDVVVASLILSVVPDAEQALKEMTRVVKPKGTILIFDKFETKEKSAAFPKKIFRPFIKLLGTDIGVSFEHVFEASRAHLILKENSSVMLKGMYRKIILQKVDE
- a CDS encoding heavy metal translocating P-type ATPase; this encodes MKHEDKKHHHHTGSCCSGSSSPEIESKACCSSSSEAASTEEPSSCGTKSHEHSHSCCSDTIALTTDKSQHSCCGDHDIVQGDSNIEETAEYRVYGMDCPSCAATIEKSLKTLNDIQNVTINYTTGKLQVAAASESALSSVPSSVEKLGFSIEPIQSNKKMKTYLIEGMDCAACANTIVNHLKTVPAVKDVRVNFSTGKAQIEHDNEAEDIIKEVSKAGYTATLVTSSRQSAESRHHKGKNGTIVFSGILIALGFIGSHTGIASYMTTLLYAIAMIISGYKPAKSAYYGIKSRSLDMNVLMTVAALGAAVIGEWLEGATVVWLFALGVALQTRSIEQTRNSIRGLMDLAPSEAWVKENEQLIKKAAEDISIGSTIVVKPGDRIPLDGEIINGESSINQAPITGESIPVDKVIGDAVYAGTINENGSLEIKVTKLVEDTAISKIIHLVEEAQEKKAPTQAFVDKFATIYTPIVFILALFIMVIPPLFDGSWSEWFYKGLELLVVACPCALVISTPVAIVSAIGNAAKNGVLIKGGTFLEKAGAINAIAFDKTGTLTEGKPAVSEVVSVAAEEQQLLAITKTLEDYSNHPIARAIVDYATEKKVGSLQGSNFKILTGKGVQATIKETVYYAGNAKLFSDLGTPLSHCWSHIEKLQNEGKTIIIVGTAKSVLGILGVADTIRHTTVSALESLKQNGMQQIVMLTGDNEGTAKMIASQSGVDRYFADLLPEDKVKAIQQLQHEGYQTAMVGDGINDAPALATADLGIAMGGAGTDTAMETADIVLMADNLEKLPHTMKLSRKALAVIKQNIWFSIIVKVIALAFIFPGWLTLWIAVLSDTGAALLVILNSLRLLKMKKQM